One genomic segment of Coffea arabica cultivar ET-39 chromosome 6e, Coffea Arabica ET-39 HiFi, whole genome shotgun sequence includes these proteins:
- the LOC140009788 gene encoding uncharacterized protein — translation MDHYTDTCPLLQEDGAEQVNMTGGVPASRRQYDPYSNTYNPSWRDHSNFSYGNRPQNSLPNRSPGFQQPWQPKPQPSSSNSGSSLENFVKSLATTTTQIQQETKQLQQETRSLTTNMAQLQQETRALTMSTTQFPQDTRAGMKDMKAQMSQMATAINRLESHVYGKLPLQPEVNPKNISAMTLRSGKELEGPKVKNSKRKSEEEIEKEIEEEGRICEDPKVTFNPSPPIKSNLSHFPCRLQKTKKVKKEKELLDVFRKVDINIPLLDAIKQIPKYAKFLKDLCTHKRKLRGDERVAVGENVSAILQRKLSPKCRDPGMFTIPCKIGDTPIRKAMLDLGASINVMPKTIYASLNLGPLKGTGIIIQLADLTNAYP, via the coding sequence ATGGACCACTATACGGACACATGTCCCCTTTTGCAAGAGGATGGGGCGGAACAAGTGAACATGACCGGAGGCGTGCCCGCGTCCCGTAGGCAGTATGACCCGTACTCTAACACGTACAACCCCAGTTGGAGAGACCATTCCAATTTCAGTTATGGGAACAGGCCGCAGAATTCACTCCCAAATCGTTCACCAGGGTTCCAGCAACCATGGCAACCTAAGCCTCAACCTTCATCTTCCAACTCAGGAAGTTCTTTGGAGAATTTTGTCAAGAGTCTGGCCACGACTACTACTCAGATCCAGCAAGAGACTAAACAACTCCAGCAGGAGACCAGATCATTGACCACAAATATGGCTCAACTCCAGCAAGAAACTAGAGCCTTAACCATGAGCACTACTCAGTTCCCGCAGGACACCAGAGCAGGCATGAAAGATATGAAGGCTCAAATGAGCCAAATGGCAACTGCCATCAATCGCCTGGAGTCCCACGTTTATGGGAAATTACCATTGCAACCCGAGGTAAATCCCAAGAATATAAGTGCCATGACACTGAGGAGTGGCAAGGAACTGGAAGGGCCTAaagtgaaaaattcaaaaagaaaaagtgaggAGGAGATAGAAAAGGAGATCGAAGAGGAAGGGCGCATCTGCGAAGACCCTAAGGTAACATTCAATCCTTCACCTCCCATCAAATCTAACTTATCTCATTTTCCTTGCAGGTTACAGAAGACAAAGAAggtaaagaaggaaaaagagcttTTGGATGTGTTCCGGAAAGTGGATATCAACATCCCCTTGTTGGATGCAATCAAGCAGATACCAAAGTATGCCAAATTTTTGAAAGACTTGTGCACTCACAAGAGGAAGCTAAGAGGAGATGAACGAGTGGCGGTGGGAGAAAATGTGTCGGCAATACTCCAAAGAAAACTCTCTCCCAAGTGTAGAGATCCAGGTATGTTCACAATTCCATGTAAAATAGGAGATACCCCAATTAGGAAAGCGATGTTGGATTTGGGGGCGTCAATTAATGTAATGCCTAAGACTATCTATGCGTCCCTTAATCTTGGCCCATTAAAAGGCACAGGCATTATAATCCAACTTGCAGACCTTACCAATGCTTATCCCTAA